The Dehalobacter sp. sequence GTCAAAATAGATGTTTTTGCTGCTCGCATTCAGCGGGATTGCGACAGCGATATCCCCCTCAATTAACCCTATTTTTTTCGCAACGGCACCTGCGGAATACATGATGCGGTTATCCGCGTTGAGCGTTCCGGCTGTCTTTACGGCAGACCCGAGTGCAATACCCAGGTCAATCAGACGCCAGGGACAAAGCGGACCGTTAAATTCCGGCCCTTGCGCGACAGCTTCGAGCATCGTGCAGTTTGGATGGCCGCAGGCGCCGCAGTTTAAGCCGGCATGTTTGGCATCCTTCAGAGACAGTAAAACCAACGCCTGAGAATTACGTATATTGGCAGCATCACGGTTGAAAAATTTCTTCCCGTTTTCCTCGCTGCACTTCGACATTTCATCGGCCAGATAAGTCATTACAGATGGTTCTGTAATGACCTTTACATTTATGTAATCCTGTCCTTTTGCTTTCGGTGCGGTGACTGCGGACAAAGCCATAAGCTCAGCTACGGTTTTCATAA is a genomic window containing:
- a CDS encoding DUF2148 domain-containing protein, which codes for MEIMKTVAELMALSAVTAPKAKGQDYINVKVITEPSVMTYLADEMSKCSEENGKKFFNRDAANIRNSQALVLLSLKDAKHAGLNCGACGHPNCTMLEAVAQGPEFNGPLCPWRLIDLGIALGSAVKTAGTLNADNRIMYSAGAVAKKIGLIEGDIAVAIPLNASSKNIYFDR